DNA from Drosophila suzukii chromosome 2R, CBGP_Dsuzu_IsoJpt1.0, whole genome shotgun sequence:
ATTCGCCATTGTCCAACGTGACAGACACCAAAATGTGGTGGAATTATCAAAATGTCATCATAATCTTCCTACTGCAAGTTGGGAACCTGTCCCAGGGAATAGTGAATCCCTCGAATGAGACGGCCAACACGGTAATCTTCATGCTGCCCGAAAAGGATCTTGGTCCAGATGTTTGGAAGGCCGGAGTCGATTGCCTCGATAGCTTCTCGCAAATCTTCTTCTATCGCAATCCCGTGGAGCGCTACACTAGAGCTTACAACTTGGTGCTGGCCCACGTTTTCAAGCTATCCAGTCCGGCGGATCAGATCCAGGAGGGATTCAGCAAGCTAATCAACGAGGCAGCCACGGATCCCGGGGAACCACATAGACAGGAACTTTTTCAGATTCGCGTGATCTCCAACAAATCCAACAAGACGATCAAAAAATTGGGAGATCTTGTCCTGGCGGATAACTATGTGGTAATTGTGGACTCCGTGAAAACGTTACTTGATTTGGTTGAATATAACGCAGCCAAGATGTGGTCCTGGAATCCAGGTGCCCGTTTCCTGGTACTTTTTCACAATCCGCAGTTGTGGAAAAACCCTAGGTTTGTAGCAGAGGAGATTTTCCTAAAGTTAATGGAGAAGCATTATGTGCATCGAGTAGCTTTAATCTTTGCCACCTCCCCTACGGACTATAATCTGGTGGTCAATGATTACTATAGCAATGTGAACTGTAGGATTCTGGACGTCCAGAGTGTGGGTCAGTGCCACGATGGTCAGCTTTATCCCAGTCCCAAAATGGTTCACGCATCCATGTTGGACTACGTGGCTGGTTTCAGTCCCAGGAACTGCACCTTTTTCGTCTGCTCCTCCATCTCGGCCCCCTTTGTGGAGGCTGACTGCATCCTGGGCCTCGAGATGAGGATCCTTGGATTCATGAAAAATCGACTGAACTTCTATGTGAGCATTGTAGAACCCAATAAAAATACCTTTCAATAGGATTTTAATTTCAATCTACCAGAAATAATCCTCTTTTCCTCTTGACAGGTAAACCAAACCTGCAGTACTGAGTCACGTGGTGAGGTTGAACCCAATGGCACCTGGACTGGCTTGCTCGGAAAACTGACGAACAACGAGTGTGACTTTATAATCGGTGGCTACTATCCGGACAACGAGGTGGCCGAAGTCTTCTGGGGATCGGATACCTATCTGCAGGATGCGCACACCTGGTACATCAAGGTGGCCGAAAGACGACCCGCCTGGCAGGCGATGGTCGGGATCTTTGAGCCCTACACCTGGCTTGGCTTCATCCTGATTCTCATCATCAGCTGGTTGTTTTGGTTTGCGTTGGTCAAGATATTGCCAGAACCTAAGTACTACCAACAGTTGAGTTTGACGGCGATCAATGCCTTGGCTGTATCGATTTCGATAGCCGTTCAGGAGCGACCCATGTGTGAGTCTACGAGGATATTCTTCATGGGCCTAACTCTCTATGGGCTAAATGTGGTGGCCACCTACACGTCCAAGATGATAGGCACCTTTCAGGATCCCGGATATCTTCACCAGCTGGATGAATTGACGGAGGTGGTGGAAGTGGGGATACCCTTTGGCGGCCACGAGGAAAGTCGCGATTGGTTCGAGAACGAGGAGGATATGTGGATCTTCAACGGGTACAACACCTCACCGGAGTTTATACCGCAGACGAAGAACCTGGAGGCGGTCAAGTGGGGCAAGCGGTGCATCCTGAGCAACCGGATGTACACGATGCAGAGTGCCCTGGCGGATGACATATACGCCTTTCCCTACAACGTTTTCAGCAGTCCGCTGCAGATGATCATGAAGGCCGGCTTCCCCTTCCTCTTCGAGATGAACAGAATCATCCGGCTGATGCGGGACGTGGGCATCTTCCAGAAGATTGATGCGGACTTTCGGTATAACAACACGTATCTGAACAGGATCAACAAGATGCGACCCCAGTTCGCGGGCTCCGAGATTGTCCTGACCACGGAGCATCTGAAGGGACCCTTTGGCATCCTGGTGGTGGGCATCTGCTGCTCCATCCTCACATTTCTCGTCGAGCTAATGATCCGCCATTGGCCCTGCCAGCTGGTCAGTGGAAGCAGGAAGCAGCAggaaaggcagaagaaaaagaggagacggaggaggaggacgaagGACCCAAAGGATGGCCACTGGCAGCGCCAAGTTCAAGTGGCTCCAGTCGTACGATTTACGCCAGTCAAACGACGCAAAGTTTTCTAGGGACAAACAAGTCAAAAGTAAACTAACCCAAACTAACTCCCCTAGCTGgctgcgataaaattgactcAATTCACATAAATTTGCAATTGAGAGACACTGACTCTGACTGGCAATCCCACATCCCCCTGTAACCCCCCTCGAGTGTCTGGGTCTCTTGTCTGGTCTATAGTCTATATAGATATAGTATAGTCTGGTCCGTGCCGTTCGGGTCGCTTCTGTTACTTTTCACGCGAAATACTTAAAATCAGAGACAAAATTCTATTTTTGCAAACAACAACGACGCGGAGTCTGTGCCTCGTGCATTTGGGATTGGGAATGGGAGTGGGAATGAGAATGAGACTAAGACACCCCGCTTTCCGCAAATTGACAATCAGCTTCAGATTTCCCAGCTGCACTGCAGCCGGAAAACTCCGAGCGAAAACACAGATAAAGAACGAGTTAAGCAGATATCCCTATAAGTGGCGCATTCGCTGATTGCGAAGGAAGTTGCTGCAGTGCAGCCAAACAAATATCGCTTCGATATCAGATGGTACAAGTTTCGATTCGAAAATATCCCAAATGGAATTGGAAGTAGAACGCAAGACGTATATAACGGCAGAGGAAGGAAAACTTTGGCGGAATTATGTGAGTTACAGGATATAAATTTGGTAATTTCGTAGGGATTCCTATTTAATAGGTAGTCGATTTTAAGAATACGTAGGGTTTTGGTTAGATTTAATACTAGGTAAGCTTTAAATACAGAGTTAATTAACAATGTTGGACCTTGTAGTAAAAGAAAATACATATCATATTTCTATCTATAATTGCTTTCCTACAagataatggaactattttcaattaaagacattatttatttgttcttCCAGTATCAATTaatctttttttaatattgggTAAAATATAATCAAAGAATTAAAAGTGTATTAGATATTCCATAAATCAGTTTTCCCGCTTGGAAAATTCCCATGCCTGTATTTTTTCGCCGAGCCACTTGTTGAGACGATTTATCATCTGTTTTCATTAATGGATCTTATGGCCGACATTGAGTGCCGGGGATTACTCATCCGCTGTCACTGGGAAGTCGAGTGTAAATAGAGCCCACCCACCCACTTACGCACACGGTTCGCATTTCACTTGTGATCCTGATGTCGGCCAAGAACACAACAATTATTTGATATCTCTATTATGCCCCAGCAcactaattatacccgttactcgtagagtaaaagggtatactagattcgtcggaaagtatgtaacaggcagaaggaagcgtttccgaccccataaagtatatatattcttgatcaggatcactagccgagtcgatctagccatgtccgtctgtccgtctgtccgtctgtccgtctgtccgtctgtccgtatgaacgctgagatctcggaaactatgagagttacaatactgggattaggcacgcagattcctgagattcctgcgcagcgcaagtttgtttcagtagactgccacgcccactctaacgcccacaaaccgcccaaaactgtggctcctacagttttgatgctagatagaaaattttaactgaaatgtaatgtt
Protein-coding regions in this window:
- the Ir60a gene encoding uncharacterized protein Ir60a, with amino-acid sequence MLPEKDLGPDVWKAGVDCLDSFSQIFFYRNPVERYTRAYNLVLAHVFKLSSPADQIQEGFSKLINEAATDPGEPHRQELFQIRVISNKSNKTIKKLGDLVLADNYVVIVDSVKTLLDLVEYNAAKMWSWNPGARFLVLFHNPQLWKNPRFVAEEIFLKLMEKHYVHRVALIFATSPTDYNLVVNDYYSNVNCRILDVQSVGQCHDGQLYPSPKMVHASMLDYVAGFSPRNCTFFVCSSISAPFVEADCILGLEMRILGFMKNRLNFYVNQTCSTESRGEVEPNGTWTGLLGKLTNNECDFIIGGYYPDNEVAEVFWGSDTYLQDAHTWYIKVAERRPAWQAMVGIFEPYTWLGFILILIISWLFWFALVKILPEPKYYQQLSLTAINALAVSISIAVQERPMCESTRIFFMGLTLYGLNVVATYTSKMIGTFQDPGYLHQLDELTEVVEVGIPFGGHEESRDWFENEEDMWIFNGYNTSPEFIPQTKNLEAVKWGKRCILSNRMYTMQSALADDIYAFPYNVFSSPLQMIMKAGFPFLFEMNRIIRLMRDVGIFQKIDADFRYNNTYLNRINKMRPQFAGSEIVLTTEHLKGPFGILVVGICCSILTFLVELMIRHWPCQLVSGSRKQQERQKKKRRRRRRTKDPKDGHWQRQVQVAPVVRFTPVKRRKVF